A stretch of the Pseudalkalibacillus hwajinpoensis genome encodes the following:
- a CDS encoding Na+/H+ antiporter NhaC family protein, translating to MEKEIKGNGLALLPLGIFIVLFIGTAIITKDFYSMPVILASLIAAGVALSMNRKESFMKKVEVFCRGAGNTNIILMILVFLLAGAFAGTAEKIGAVDSIVNLGISILPANLLIVGLFVIGCFISISMGTSMGTIVALAPIGIGIAEQTGVAPALALSAVIGGAMFGDNLSMISDTTIAAVRTQNTQMKDKFKVNFFIVLPAAIVTAIIYGALTMGEQATVGGDHAFDFVTIIPYLGVLIAAIAGVNVLIVLVSGTLFAGIVGLYNGTFGMSGLISTVTEGIKGMEDLAMIALVIGGMIEVIKHNGGIQYVLDKILSKVTSRRGAEFGIAGLASVLDLSTANNTISIIMGGPLAKNISEEYGVDPRKSASILDIFSGSIQGMLPYGAQVLAVAGLASISPLALLPYSIYPILIAIAGIIAIFINYPSISKKG from the coding sequence ATGGAGAAAGAAATAAAGGGGAACGGCCTGGCTTTACTTCCCCTTGGAATATTTATTGTGCTTTTTATTGGTACAGCTATCATAACAAAGGACTTTTATAGTATGCCTGTTATTCTCGCTTCTCTAATTGCGGCGGGCGTAGCTCTTTCGATGAATCGAAAAGAAAGCTTTATGAAAAAAGTGGAAGTGTTTTGTCGTGGAGCAGGTAATACGAATATCATATTAATGATTTTGGTCTTTTTACTGGCTGGGGCGTTTGCCGGAACAGCTGAAAAAATTGGAGCAGTAGATTCGATTGTTAATTTAGGTATATCAATTCTACCGGCTAATCTTTTAATCGTAGGTTTGTTTGTCATTGGCTGTTTTATTTCTATTTCGATGGGTACATCGATGGGAACGATTGTAGCACTTGCTCCCATTGGAATTGGAATTGCAGAGCAAACCGGAGTTGCCCCAGCACTGGCTTTATCAGCGGTCATAGGTGGGGCAATGTTTGGTGACAATCTTTCTATGATTTCAGATACTACGATTGCGGCAGTACGCACACAAAATACGCAAATGAAAGATAAATTCAAAGTAAACTTTTTTATAGTCTTGCCAGCTGCTATCGTAACAGCCATTATTTATGGTGCTTTAACGATGGGAGAGCAAGCAACGGTTGGAGGAGATCACGCATTTGATTTCGTTACAATTATCCCTTATTTAGGTGTACTGATCGCAGCGATCGCTGGTGTTAATGTTCTTATTGTACTTGTAAGTGGTACCTTATTTGCTGGGATTGTAGGTTTATATAACGGAACATTTGGAATGAGTGGACTGATCTCCACGGTTACAGAGGGCATAAAAGGGATGGAAGACCTTGCCATGATTGCTCTCGTCATCGGAGGGATGATTGAAGTCATTAAGCATAACGGAGGAATACAATACGTATTGGACAAAATCCTGAGCAAAGTAACTTCTCGTAGAGGAGCAGAGTTTGGTATCGCCGGTCTCGCAAGCGTGCTTGATTTATCAACAGCTAACAACACCATTTCGATCATAATGGGGGGGCCACTTGCGAAAAACATTTCTGAAGAATATGGGGTAGACCCACGAAAGTCTGCTAGTATTCTTGATATTTTCTCAGGTAGTATACAGGGCATGCTCCCATATGGGGCACAGGTGCTTGCAGTAGCAGGTCTTGCGTCGATTTCGCCACTCGCTCTACTACCGTATTCAATTTATCCAATCCTCATTGCTATTGCAGGAATTATTGCGATTTTCATCAACTATCCCTCTATTTCGAAAAAGGGCTAA
- a CDS encoding alpha/beta fold hydrolase codes for MLLAQNLKQNTEKIKGIDIHYEYYRNDTAVDRPVLTLLHGFLSSSFSFRRLIPLLTKGYTVVAIDLPPFGKSEKSNRFVHSYHNYAEVVVELLERLSIDHTVMIGHSMGGQVAMRASAMKDDLVSKNILLCSSGYLEKAKQSLVYTSYLPFFSVYLKRWLYRKGVRGNLLNCVYDPSLIDEEMMDGYIQPFFNEGIFRSLVRMIRDREGDLSEVELNQIHTPSLLIWGENDRVVPLKIGKRLSNDLPNAKLIIYEKTGHLLPEEKPESIMKDIERFLGK; via the coding sequence ATGCTATTAGCTCAAAATCTTAAACAAAATACGGAAAAGATCAAAGGAATTGATATTCACTATGAATACTATAGAAATGACACAGCCGTCGATCGGCCAGTATTAACGCTTCTTCACGGTTTTCTATCGTCGAGCTTCAGCTTCAGAAGATTGATACCATTATTAACAAAGGGATATACTGTTGTTGCCATTGATCTTCCTCCGTTCGGAAAAAGTGAAAAGTCTAATCGTTTTGTCCACTCTTATCATAATTATGCGGAAGTGGTGGTTGAACTTTTAGAAAGACTTTCAATTGATCATACTGTTATGATCGGCCATTCTATGGGTGGGCAAGTAGCAATGAGAGCCTCGGCTATGAAAGATGATCTCGTTAGTAAGAATATTTTACTGTGCAGTTCAGGATATCTTGAAAAGGCTAAACAGAGTCTAGTGTATACATCGTATTTACCTTTTTTCTCGGTATACTTGAAAAGGTGGCTTTATCGAAAAGGTGTCAGAGGAAATTTGCTTAATTGTGTTTATGATCCTTCCCTTATCGATGAAGAAATGATGGATGGATATATCCAGCCTTTCTTCAATGAGGGTATCTTTCGGTCATTAGTTAGGATGATTCGAGATCGCGAAGGAGATTTGTCAGAAGTTGAACTAAATCAAATTCATACACCTAGCCTACTAATATGGGGAGAAAATGACAGAGTTGTGCCGTTGAAAATTGGGAAGCGTCTCAGTAACGATCTCCCCAATGCTAAACTGATCATCTATGAAAAAACCGGTCACCTTCTACCAGAAGAAAAACCGGAATCGATTATGAAGGATATTGAGCGGTTTTTGGGAAAATAA
- a CDS encoding YolD-like family protein gives MIRDRGNIKWTSMMLPEHVKELRDWKIEEKRSEKPVLDEQKMAKMNETICEAMAIHNSLCFQYFSGGEMKTLFGYVHYVDPLTKELRIIDHNEKRTTIKLLDLVHVELE, from the coding sequence GTGATTCGTGATCGCGGAAATATAAAATGGACATCAATGATGTTACCTGAGCATGTGAAAGAGCTAAGAGATTGGAAAATCGAAGAAAAAAGAAGTGAAAAGCCGGTACTTGATGAACAAAAAATGGCGAAAATGAATGAAACGATATGTGAAGCAATGGCCATTCACAACTCGCTTTGTTTTCAATATTTTAGTGGAGGAGAAATGAAAACTCTCTTTGGATATGTGCACTATGTAGATCCACTTACGAAAGAACTGCGTATTATTGACCATAATGAAAAAAGGACAACGATAAAGCTGCTGGACCTTGTGCACGTAGAGTTAGAATGA
- a CDS encoding DNA polymerase thumb domain-containing protein — protein sequence MDYSKFPKKTILCIDMKSFYASCSAVEMGLDPLTCYLAVVGDTERQGSVVLAASPALKKEFGIRTGSRLFEIPNNKNIRIVNARMSSYLKQSMEITRLFHRYVPSECIHTYSVDESFLQVDGTERLWGNKFEVAHKIKNEIRETFGLPCAIGIGPNLLMAKLCLDLEAKEKGIAEWTYEDIPKKLWPLSPLSQMWGIGSRVERTLNRMGIMNVKQLAHYPLHLLEEKFGIMGNQLYHHAWGIDLSEMGAPIMQGQISYGKSQILLRDYHDEKDIQHVILEMSEEVARRARKARKAGRTISLGIGYSKEEGGGGFHRSRSIHSPTAITLEIYNVCLQLFEEFFERKTVRKISITLSNICNDEEVQLDLFNASRPKQRDLGYVMDSIREKYGSDALLRAVSYTKAGTALHRSKLVGGHKA from the coding sequence ATGGATTATTCTAAATTTCCAAAGAAAACAATCCTATGTATTGATATGAAAAGTTTTTATGCAAGTTGTTCAGCAGTAGAGATGGGGCTTGATCCACTTACGTGCTATCTCGCGGTTGTTGGTGATACCGAGCGACAGGGAAGTGTTGTGCTGGCGGCGTCTCCGGCACTAAAAAAGGAATTTGGAATACGAACAGGGAGCAGACTATTTGAAATTCCAAATAACAAAAACATTCGTATCGTTAATGCGAGAATGTCTTCATATTTGAAACAATCAATGGAAATAACGAGGCTTTTTCATCGTTATGTACCATCAGAATGTATCCATACGTATAGCGTTGATGAATCGTTTTTGCAGGTTGATGGGACAGAACGACTTTGGGGAAACAAATTTGAAGTAGCTCACAAGATCAAAAATGAAATAAGAGAGACATTCGGATTACCATGCGCCATAGGGATCGGGCCAAATCTTTTAATGGCAAAGCTTTGTCTTGATCTGGAAGCGAAAGAAAAAGGGATTGCAGAATGGACTTATGAAGATATTCCTAAAAAACTCTGGCCGCTTTCCCCGCTAAGTCAAATGTGGGGTATTGGATCGCGTGTCGAGCGAACGTTAAATCGCATGGGGATTATGAATGTAAAGCAGCTTGCGCATTACCCGCTACATCTACTAGAAGAAAAGTTCGGTATTATGGGAAATCAGCTCTATCATCATGCGTGGGGCATCGATCTTTCTGAAATGGGTGCGCCGATTATGCAGGGACAGATTAGCTATGGGAAAAGCCAAATTTTGTTACGAGATTACCATGACGAAAAAGACATTCAACACGTCATTCTTGAGATGAGTGAAGAAGTTGCAAGACGTGCGAGAAAAGCCCGGAAGGCAGGGCGTACGATTAGCCTTGGGATTGGTTATAGCAAAGAAGAAGGCGGGGGTGGCTTTCACCGTTCAAGGAGTATCCACAGCCCGACTGCTATTACGCTCGAAATATACAATGTATGTCTTCAGTTATTTGAGGAGTTTTTTGAAAGAAAAACGGTTCGTAAGATTTCCATTACCCTTTCAAATATTTGCAATGATGAAGAAGTGCAGTTGGACTTATTTAATGCGTCACGCCCAAAGCAGCGGGATCTCGGATATGTGATGGATTCGATCCGGGAGAAATATGGCTCAGATGCGCTGCTTCGTGCCGTTTCATACACAAAGGCCGGTACGGCACTGCATAGAAGTAAACTTGTGGGTGGTCATAAAGCATAG
- a CDS encoding M4 family metallopeptidase, whose translation MGKKKNLLSIGLSVGLVSTMLAPSSTFAAADTNMNKETGTPSFVSGKLTKASSQNANQVLFDYLNEQKNLYKFSGSSAKDSFKILSKEKDDLGFTVFRLQQLHEGTPVYGSTQTAHVDESGILTAVSGTVIPDLGSKKELKKATKFKKQDAVKKAEEDIGFSPAYEQKPESNLVVYTEGESATYAYHVTLNFLSPEPGNWQYIIDATSGEVLTSFNALHEAKKEGVGKPGGGDNVTGTIKTASGTGVLGDQKTFNTLLSSSTYYLKDTTRGGGILTYDAANRTKLPGSLWADSDNAFNASYDAAAVDAHYYAGATYDYYKDVFNRDSYDGNGSPLKSTVHYGRNYNNAFWNGSQMVYGDGDGSTFVSLSGGEDVVAHELTHAVTDTTADLIYQNESGALNESMSDVFGTLVEYYDSNNPDWLIGEDIYTPGTSGDALRSMSDPSQFGDPDHYSVRYTGSQDNGGVHINSGIMNKAAYLLSEGGTFYGVTVSGIGKDKLGAIYYRTLTQYLTASSNFSQMRAAAVQAATDLYGSGSSEVQSVKQAFNAVGVQ comes from the coding sequence ATGGGAAAGAAAAAAAATTTACTTTCAATCGGTTTATCAGTGGGGCTCGTTAGTACCATGCTCGCACCATCCTCAACATTTGCAGCAGCAGATACGAATATGAATAAAGAAACAGGAACACCTTCTTTTGTTTCAGGAAAACTAACAAAAGCAAGCTCTCAAAATGCCAATCAAGTGTTATTTGATTACTTGAACGAACAGAAAAACCTGTACAAGTTTAGTGGATCTTCTGCTAAGGATTCCTTTAAAATCCTATCAAAAGAAAAAGACGATCTTGGTTTCACGGTTTTTCGATTACAACAACTTCATGAAGGAACACCTGTTTATGGTTCAACTCAAACGGCTCATGTTGATGAAAGTGGTATTTTAACAGCCGTATCAGGTACAGTTATTCCAGACCTTGGGTCGAAGAAAGAGCTTAAAAAAGCAACAAAATTCAAGAAACAGGACGCCGTTAAAAAAGCAGAAGAAGATATCGGTTTTTCACCAGCCTATGAACAAAAACCCGAATCCAACCTTGTCGTCTATACCGAGGGAGAGTCTGCAACGTATGCTTACCATGTGACCTTGAACTTCCTCTCGCCTGAACCGGGTAACTGGCAATACATAATTGATGCAACAAGTGGTGAAGTTCTAACAAGCTTCAACGCCCTACACGAAGCAAAAAAAGAAGGAGTTGGCAAGCCAGGTGGTGGCGATAATGTTACCGGAACAATTAAGACGGCAAGTGGAACTGGTGTACTTGGTGATCAAAAAACGTTCAATACGCTCCTCTCCTCTTCAACTTATTACTTGAAAGACACTACGCGAGGTGGCGGAATCTTAACATATGATGCGGCAAATCGCACAAAACTGCCAGGCTCTTTATGGGCGGATTCGGATAACGCCTTTAACGCAAGCTATGACGCGGCGGCAGTCGACGCTCACTACTATGCAGGAGCGACGTATGATTATTATAAAGATGTCTTCAACCGAGATAGTTATGACGGAAACGGTTCACCACTAAAGTCCACCGTACATTACGGACGTAACTACAATAATGCGTTCTGGAACGGAAGCCAAATGGTCTATGGTGATGGAGATGGCTCAACTTTTGTATCCCTTTCAGGTGGTGAAGATGTAGTTGCTCATGAATTGACACACGCTGTCACTGATACAACAGCTGACTTAATTTATCAAAATGAATCAGGAGCACTGAATGAATCCATGTCTGATGTATTCGGAACGCTTGTAGAATACTACGACAGCAATAACCCTGACTGGTTAATCGGAGAAGATATTTATACACCAGGTACATCCGGGGATGCTCTTCGTTCAATGTCAGATCCATCCCAATTCGGAGACCCTGATCATTACTCTGTCCGCTATACTGGTTCTCAAGATAATGGCGGCGTTCATATCAACAGTGGCATCATGAACAAAGCAGCTTATCTGCTGAGTGAAGGCGGTACATTCTATGGCGTAACCGTATCAGGAATTGGAAAAGACAAACTCGGCGCTATTTACTACCGCACCCTTACGCAATACTTAACCGCTTCTTCAAACTTTAGTCAGATGAGAGCAGCAGCAGTACAAGCTGCAACTGATCTTTATGGAAGCGGAAGCTCAGAAGTTCAATCTGTAAAACAGGCTTTTAATGCGGTTGGAGTTCAATAG
- a CDS encoding SDR family NAD(P)-dependent oxidoreductase has product MGIFKEDTLKHEHVLITGATGGIGYETAKAAVQAGATITITGRNKDKLTQLKQECDELVAEAKVAVLPADLNNEKDRYTLIESAIKYNGSITGLVNSAGIGGGNTLDQLQEEDLRKVMELNYTSTVLLTQLVYKRMREDKKKGAIVNLSSLSGLRGTFGNTAYSASKFAITGFTQSFAHEAIRDGIRVNAVCPGFVDTEMGRNSIASKGARENKSFEEELKAVEAAMPSRRITQPEEVANSIIYLLSNASENIIGESLKISGGSVMR; this is encoded by the coding sequence ATGGGAATTTTCAAAGAGGATACGCTTAAGCATGAACATGTTCTCATTACCGGAGCCACGGGTGGTATTGGATATGAAACCGCAAAGGCCGCCGTACAAGCCGGTGCTACGATTACGATAACTGGAAGAAATAAGGATAAATTAACTCAGCTGAAGCAGGAGTGCGATGAGTTAGTGGCGGAAGCAAAAGTTGCTGTTCTTCCCGCTGATTTAAACAATGAGAAAGATCGTTATACCCTTATCGAAAGTGCGATTAAATATAACGGAAGCATCACGGGGTTAGTTAACTCAGCAGGAATTGGCGGCGGCAATACGCTTGATCAATTACAAGAAGAAGATCTTCGCAAAGTAATGGAGCTAAATTATACCTCGACTGTTTTACTGACTCAACTTGTGTATAAGCGAATGCGTGAGGATAAGAAGAAAGGGGCGATTGTAAACCTCTCTTCTCTCTCAGGTCTTAGAGGAACTTTTGGTAACACGGCATATAGCGCTTCAAAGTTTGCTATAACTGGCTTCACGCAGTCGTTTGCCCACGAGGCTATCCGTGATGGAATTAGAGTTAACGCAGTATGTCCCGGCTTCGTTGATACAGAAATGGGCCGAAATAGTATTGCTTCAAAAGGGGCGAGAGAGAATAAAAGCTTTGAGGAAGAATTAAAGGCTGTAGAAGCAGCAATGCCATCTAGAAGAATTACGCAGCCTGAAGAAGTCGCCAATAGCATCATTTACCTTCTCTCAAATGCGTCAGAAAACATTATTGGCGAATCGCTCAAAATTTCAGGTGGAAGCGTTATGCGCTAG
- a CDS encoding GNAT family N-acetyltransferase, with product MNPILMEIETVLETERLMLRMPEYGDGKIVNQAIQSSISELRPWLGFARETPTPEDTEINTREAHIKFLKRESLRFLVFLKETNEFVGSTGFHNIEWDVPKLEIGYWVATKQSGHGYMTEAVQKLTEYAHQDLKCRRVEIRCDRENERSRAIPERLDYDFEGTLKNEDMSIDGTQIADTCIYASIT from the coding sequence ATGAATCCAATCTTAATGGAAATTGAAACAGTACTTGAAACAGAACGATTAATGTTAAGAATGCCTGAATACGGGGATGGTAAAATAGTTAATCAAGCCATTCAATCTTCTATAAGTGAACTGAGGCCCTGGCTTGGCTTTGCTAGAGAAACGCCGACTCCTGAGGATACAGAGATTAATACACGAGAGGCGCATATTAAATTCCTAAAGCGTGAAAGTTTAAGGTTCCTGGTGTTTTTGAAAGAAACAAATGAGTTTGTTGGATCCACTGGGTTTCATAACATTGAATGGGATGTTCCAAAGCTTGAAATTGGGTATTGGGTGGCTACGAAGCAAAGTGGTCATGGCTATATGACTGAGGCCGTTCAGAAACTTACTGAATATGCACATCAGGACTTGAAGTGCAGAAGGGTCGAGATTAGATGCGATCGAGAAAACGAGCGAAGTCGTGCGATTCCAGAACGATTGGACTATGATTTCGAAGGAACTCTCAAAAACGAAGATATGTCGATCGACGGAACACAGATAGCAGATACTTGTATCTACGCGAGTATTACTTAA
- a CDS encoding DUF805 domain-containing protein, with amino-acid sequence MNWYLKVLKNYVNFQGRARRKEYWMFTLFNVIFSIVLTIVESLADISPFLTSIYSLFIILPSLAVTVRRLHDTGRSGWWVLIGLIPLIGSIVILVFTCLDSDVEENRFGINPKVV; translated from the coding sequence ATGAACTGGTATTTGAAAGTATTAAAGAATTATGTGAATTTCCAAGGAAGAGCAAGGCGTAAAGAATATTGGATGTTTACTCTTTTTAATGTTATTTTTTCTATTGTCTTAACGATAGTAGAGTCTCTAGCTGATATTTCCCCATTTTTGACAAGTATTTATTCATTGTTCATTATTTTACCATCGCTTGCTGTAACTGTGCGTAGATTGCATGACACTGGAAGAAGCGGTTGGTGGGTGCTCATTGGACTTATTCCTCTAATTGGTAGTATTGTCATTCTGGTCTTCACTTGCTTAGATAGCGATGTAGAAGAAAACCGTTTTGGGATAAATCCTAAAGTAGTATAG
- a CDS encoding GNAT family N-acetyltransferase: protein MKTKTLPFVTIRELSLLDVEDRYQWCLDRDVTKHLNMPAKYPPFTREETMNWIQMCITRKNGYEQRAIVTGEGQHIGWVDLKNIDQLNGHAELGIAIGDKRYWGKGYGMSALKAMLHLGFTELSLNKIWLRVEVDNGRAIKSYKQCGFVEEGILREDRYREGKYVDRVRMSILRREVN, encoded by the coding sequence ATGAAAACAAAAACCTTACCTTTTGTTACGATTAGAGAACTATCTCTATTAGATGTTGAAGATCGCTATCAATGGTGCCTGGATCGAGACGTAACGAAGCATCTGAATATGCCGGCGAAATATCCTCCTTTTACACGAGAAGAAACAATGAACTGGATTCAAATGTGCATCACTCGAAAGAACGGGTATGAGCAAAGAGCTATTGTAACTGGTGAAGGTCAACATATTGGCTGGGTAGACTTAAAGAATATTGATCAGTTAAACGGTCATGCAGAGCTAGGGATTGCCATAGGTGATAAACGCTATTGGGGGAAAGGTTATGGGATGAGCGCCTTAAAAGCTATGCTTCATTTAGGGTTTACGGAACTTAGTTTAAATAAGATCTGGCTAAGAGTAGAAGTAGATAATGGTAGGGCAATCAAGTCTTACAAGCAGTGTGGCTTTGTTGAAGAAGGAATATTGCGCGAGGATCGGTATAGAGAAGGAAAGTATGTGGACCGGGTTAGAATGAGTATTTTGAGAAGAGAAGTGAATTAG
- a CDS encoding NUDIX hydrolase: MESEQVRIFNENREVIGIASREEVHREGYWHEVFQCWFVRIENGVRKIYFQLRSDRKKDFPGLYDITAAGHLMADESVEDGVREVEEELGIGVSYNELTPLKVIKASIKKDHFFDNEIANIFLYECNQPLEKFKLQKEEVSGIVQADFDQFYDLWLGERDEVDVKGFCLNDDEERINVNEKINKLHFVPHEVSYYQSVVKEIEKNFTQSEDNLRR, from the coding sequence ATGGAAAGTGAACAAGTAAGGATATTTAATGAGAATAGAGAAGTGATCGGCATCGCATCTCGAGAAGAGGTACATAGAGAAGGTTACTGGCATGAGGTTTTTCAATGCTGGTTTGTGCGGATCGAAAATGGTGTTAGAAAGATTTACTTTCAGCTTCGAAGTGATCGGAAAAAGGATTTTCCAGGGCTGTATGACATCACAGCGGCTGGTCACTTAATGGCTGATGAGTCTGTTGAAGACGGAGTGAGGGAAGTCGAGGAAGAGCTCGGAATTGGTGTTTCCTATAATGAATTGACCCCGCTAAAGGTCATAAAAGCTTCGATTAAAAAAGACCACTTTTTTGATAATGAAATCGCCAATATCTTCCTCTATGAGTGTAATCAGCCATTGGAGAAGTTTAAACTTCAAAAAGAAGAAGTTTCTGGAATCGTACAAGCTGATTTTGATCAATTTTATGATCTTTGGTTGGGAGAGCGGGATGAAGTGGATGTAAAAGGATTTTGCTTGAATGACGATGAAGAGAGAATAAACGTGAATGAAAAAATCAATAAACTTCATTTTGTGCCACATGAAGTCTCTTATTATCAATCGGTTGTGAAGGAGATAGAAAAAAACTTCACACAGAGTGAAGATAATCTGAGGAGGTAA
- a CDS encoding SDR family NAD(P)-dependent oxidoreductase has translation MKKIKNKVILITGASSGIGRQLAVDLARKGAKLILVARSEDKLMDVKKQIEESGAYPPAVWSLDVGDRKRVDQLLPSLLKEMPPIDVLINNAGFGKFDAFVDADMKDIEAMFDVNVLGLMRFTSHVLPRMIAKRQGHIVNVASQAGKLATPKSSGYSASKHAVLGFSNSLRMEMKEHNIFVTTVNPGPINTSFFETADSSGTYIKNVEKMMLSSEKVSKEIIAAIEKGRREVNLPGWMNVGAKLYHTAPGVVEKVAGKFFDQK, from the coding sequence ATGAAAAAAATAAAAAACAAAGTAATCCTGATCACCGGAGCGTCAAGCGGTATAGGACGACAGCTAGCTGTTGACTTAGCTAGAAAAGGCGCTAAACTCATCCTCGTTGCTCGTTCCGAAGATAAATTAATGGACGTTAAGAAGCAAATCGAAGAAAGTGGAGCATACCCTCCAGCTGTATGGAGCCTGGATGTAGGTGACCGTAAGCGGGTTGATCAACTATTGCCTTCTTTGCTGAAGGAAATGCCACCTATAGACGTATTAATTAATAATGCGGGATTTGGGAAATTCGATGCTTTTGTAGATGCAGATATGAAAGATATTGAAGCGATGTTTGATGTGAACGTATTGGGACTGATGCGCTTTACATCTCATGTGCTGCCTCGGATGATTGCAAAAAGACAGGGACACATTGTTAACGTAGCATCACAGGCAGGTAAACTTGCTACTCCAAAATCCTCCGGTTATTCTGCTTCCAAGCACGCTGTGCTTGGCTTTTCGAATAGTTTAAGAATGGAAATGAAGGAACATAACATCTTTGTTACTACAGTTAACCCAGGTCCAATTAATACAAGCTTTTTTGAGACAGCAGATAGTAGTGGGACTTATATTAAGAATGTTGAAAAAATGATGTTATCTTCAGAGAAGGTATCAAAGGAAATCATAGCAGCTATTGAAAAGGGTCGACGAGAAGTCAATCTCCCAGGCTGGATGAACGTAGGAGCAAAACTTTATCATACTGCCCCAGGCGTGGTTGAAAAAGTGGCGGGGAAGTTTTTTGATCAAAAATAA
- a CDS encoding MBL fold metallo-hydrolase: MNITKADVLSMTVPTPFAVGPVNCFLIKGDVLTLVDTGPRTPEAQRELNKQLKNYGYALEDIEQVVLTHHHPDHIGLVGGMMERGVRVLGHWKNDRWLQMSDSFLKENDTFMTSIYREAGVADQYFDHARDTRDYLAFTDRAKCDIHLSEGDAVPGCSEWTVMETPGHAQSHISLWHKETGTMIAGDHLIKKISSNPLLEPPYVKGTERPKPLIQQRDSYRKTLDAHLQYVYTGHGEPILNPDDLIKERLRKQEERSDKVALLLQKQPLTAFEVCKELFPGVYKKQVGLTLSETIGHLDYLESENVIVKIKDKEQTYYRYNL; this comes from the coding sequence TTGAATATAACGAAAGCTGACGTTCTTTCAATGACGGTACCAACACCATTTGCAGTTGGCCCTGTTAATTGTTTTTTAATAAAAGGAGATGTGCTGACGCTTGTAGATACAGGTCCGCGAACACCTGAGGCACAGCGAGAACTCAATAAGCAGTTGAAAAATTATGGTTATGCGTTGGAGGATATTGAACAAGTAGTACTAACTCATCATCATCCAGATCACATTGGACTGGTTGGGGGTATGATGGAAAGAGGAGTACGTGTGCTTGGACATTGGAAAAATGATCGCTGGCTTCAAATGAGCGATTCTTTTTTGAAAGAAAATGATACATTTATGACAAGTATCTATCGAGAAGCGGGCGTGGCTGATCAGTATTTTGATCATGCTCGCGACACGCGTGATTATCTTGCTTTTACAGATCGAGCGAAGTGCGATATCCATCTATCAGAAGGGGATGCCGTGCCTGGATGTTCAGAATGGACGGTCATGGAAACTCCTGGTCATGCACAAAGTCATATTTCTCTATGGCATAAAGAAACAGGAACGATGATCGCTGGCGATCATCTTATTAAGAAAATCTCATCTAATCCGCTTCTTGAACCGCCCTATGTAAAAGGAACAGAGCGTCCAAAACCACTCATTCAGCAGCGTGATTCTTATCGGAAAACGTTAGATGCTCATTTGCAATATGTATATACGGGACATGGAGAGCCTATTTTAAATCCGGATGATTTAATTAAGGAGCGCCTAAGGAAGCAAGAAGAACGCTCTGATAAAGTAGCGTTGCTCTTGCAAAAACAGCCGCTAACTGCTTTCGAAGTATGTAAGGAATTATTTCCAGGTGTTTATAAGAAGCAAGTGGGCCTTACACTTTCAGAGACAATTGGTCACTTAGATTATTTAGAGTCGGAAAATGTCATCGTGAAAATAAAGGATAAAGAACAAACTTATTATCGGTATAATCTGTAA